AAACCTTCGGCGTCAAAGGCGTTGTTAGGATTGAAATGTTCTTTCGACGTCTGGTTAAAGTTGGTAAGTGAAACGCTTTCCAGTTCCAGGCCGTTTTTCGACAGATCTTCAGCAACGGTATTTTGTACGCCCTGCACGAAGTTCTCGCGGGTATCCTGTAACTCATGCATGGTCATTTGTGCAGCTGTTGCACGGAGGGCATCGACAAATTTATCTTCAACCAACATACGTAAGTCTTCAGGCGACAGGGTGCGTTGCCCCAGCGTCTGGGCGGCGGTGGCAATACCTTCCACTGACGGTTTTACCCGCACAAAGAAAGCGACAACGACATCGACGCGCATACGATCTTTCGTAATCAGGCTATCAATGGTTGAGCGGCTGACTTCCAGCTTCAGAGTATTCATATTGATGGGGATTATTTCATGAAAGATCGGCATCACGATTGCGCCACCGCTCATTACCACTTTTTGCCCACCTAAACCAGTACGAACAAATGCTTGCTCTGCCGAAGCGCGACGATAGAGCCTGGCGAAAATAATCCCAATAATAAACAGAACGCATACGGCAATAATTGCGGTAAACATCCAGGAGGGCATAGAATTAACAATATCATCCATTATTAAATTTCCTTTTGATTAATAAATTACAGTATTTGGGGCCAGGGATTTTTTTCCGCCAAATATCGCGTTGCAGAAAGTCGGCAAATAATTAATACTTTGTCTCCTTTAGCGAAAGTTTTTTCTTCTTCAGGTTCCAGTAGTAAATAATGTATTTGGCCAAATTGATCGGTGAGTTTTCCTTCACAGGGGTTACCTGAAGTGGCCTGATGTCCGGTAATTAATGCCATGCAGCCAATATAATCGTCTTCTGTAATAGCAGTGCTATGATCTCGTGGTAACCAAGGCGCAATTACTTTACCGGTATAATGCACCGCAATAATCGTAAACAGTAAACTGACAGGAACCACGAACAGGTTCGAGAGTGGTGATTGCCAAACCATGATGCAGGCATGCTGCAACAGGATGCCAATAAGACCAAAAAAACCAGCCAGTAAACAGAGAACGACGAGAGCTGGCAATCTTCCGATATTGAGATAATGAAGTGCCTGGCTAATATGACCTGTGGTTATGGAATCATAATGGTCAAGATGTGCATCAAGAGCACCGGAGAGCATGTGACCGCAGATAAGTGCAAAAATTTCTAAAAGGCCGATCAACAGTACAAAGGAAATAGCGAAAAGATAAGGGGTGTTATAGTCGGCGAATAAAATCATATGTCACTCCAATGTCCATTTAGTGACGCAATATTTACTTTTGGATAGTTTCCTTGCTTACATTTATCTTTGTTAATAATAACACATGTTAGAGAAGTTCTGGAAGAGAAAGTCTTTTAATATGGTTTTTTATTTTTCACTAAAAAGTGTGATCGGGGACAATATATTTACGCACGTTATGTTTAAAGGCACTACACTGATTGGGGAATACTGAAATCAGAAAAAGCATATGGCCTTAAAAGGTATGCGATAACCGGAGGATGTGCTTATGGATCATAGTCTTAATTCTTTAAATAATTTCGATTTCCTGGCGCGTAGTTTTGCCAGAATGCACGCAGAAGGTCGCCCGGTCGATATTCTGGCCGTTACTGGTAACATGGATGAAGAACATAGAACCTGGTTTTGCGCACGTTATGCCTGGTATTGCCAACAGATGATGCAAACCAGAGAACTGGAATTAGAACATTGATATTACGGGCCGTCTGGCCCGTTTTTGTGGTGCTTTATTCTGCTTTATCAACCGGCGGGATAGCTGGAGGAGATTGAAGTTCTGCTACCGGATTATTGCGCGCTTCCAGTTCGCTGATGCGTTGTTCTAGTAACGCCAGTTTTTCACGAGTCCGTAACAGGACTTGCGTCTGAACGTCGAATTCTTCGCGGCTTACCAGATCGAGACGCGTCAACTGCGCTTGTAGGGTTTGGCGGATTTTTTTCTCCACATCTTCCCCGAACTCCCTGATTCCTTTAGGCATTGATTCGTGAACCTGGCGAGCGATTTGCTCAATTTTTTTCGGGTCAATCATTGTAGTTTCCCTGTACTGATAGGTGTTGAGTTCCATTGTAGTGCGATAAGGTTAAGTCATAAACCAGAATAATGTGAAGCTATGCGTTGCTGCCGCTAATCATTAGCGTTATAGTGAATCCGCTTATTCTCAGGGCGGGGCGAAATTCCCCACCGGCGGTAAATCAACTCAGTTGAAAGCCCGCGAGCGCTTTGGGTGCGAACTCAAAGGACAGCAGATCCGGTGTAATTCCGGGGCCGACGGTTAGAGTCCGGATGGGAGAGAGTAACGATTCTGTCGGGCATGGACCCGCTCACGTTATTTTGGCTATATGCCGCCACTCCTAAGACTGCCCTGATTCTGGTAACCATAATTTTAGTGAGGTTTTTTTACCATGAATCAGACGCTACTTTCCTCTTTTGGTACGCCTTTCGAACGTGTTGAAAATGCACTGGCTGCGCTGCGTGAAGGACGCGGTGTAATGGTGCTTGATGATGAAGACCGTGAAAACGAAGGCGATATGATCTTCCCGGCAGAAACCATGACCGTTGAGCAGATGGCGCTGACCATTCGCCACGGTAGCGGTATTGTTTGCCTGTGCATCACTGAAGATCGCCGTAAACAACTCGATCTGCCAATGATGGTAGAAAATAACACCAGCGCCTATGGCACCGGTTTTACCGTGACCATTGAAGCGGCTGAAGGTGTGACTACCGGTGTTTCTGCCGCTGACCGTATTACGACCGTTCGTGCTGCGATTGCCGATGGCGCTAAACCTTCTGATCTGAATCGTCCTGGCCACGTTTTCCCACTGCGCGCGCAGGCGGGTGGTGTGCTGACGCGTGGCGGCCATACCGAAGCGACTATTGATCTGATGACGCTGGCA
The nucleotide sequence above comes from Escherichia coli. Encoded proteins:
- the yqiJ gene encoding OB-fold-containig protein; protein product: MILFADYNTPYLFAISFVLLIGLLEIFALICGHMLSGALDAHLDHYDSITTGHISQALHYLNIGRLPALVVLCLLAGFFGLIGILLQHACIMVWQSPLSNLFVVPVSLLFTIIAVHYTGKVIAPWLPRDHSTAITEDDYIGCMALITGHQATSGNPCEGKLTDQFGQIHYLLLEPEEEKTFAKGDKVLIICRLSATRYLAEKNPWPQIL
- the ubiK gene encoding ubiquinone biosynthesis accessory factor UbiK; translation: MIDPKKIEQIARQVHESMPKGIREFGEDVEKKIRQTLQAQLTRLDLVSREEFDVQTQVLLRTREKLALLEQRISELEARNNPVAELQSPPAIPPVDKAE
- the glgS gene encoding cell surface composition regulator GlgS; this encodes MDHSLNSLNNFDFLARSFARMHAEGRPVDILAVTGNMDEEHRTWFCARYAWYCQQMMQTRELELEH
- the ribB gene encoding 3,4-dihydroxy-2-butanone-4-phosphate synthase: MNQTLLSSFGTPFERVENALAALREGRGVMVLDDEDRENEGDMIFPAETMTVEQMALTIRHGSGIVCLCITEDRRKQLDLPMMVENNTSAYGTGFTVTIEAAEGVTTGVSAADRITTVRAAIADGAKPSDLNRPGHVFPLRAQAGGVLTRGGHTEATIDLMTLAGFKPAGVLCELTNDDGTMARAPECIEFAKKHNMALVTIEDLVAYRQAHERKAS